A stretch of Pseudolysobacter antarcticus DNA encodes these proteins:
- the rlmM gene encoding 23S rRNA (cytidine(2498)-2'-O)-methyltransferase RlmM, translated as MSETSPAPKTGLLAYCRAGFEGECAQELSDHATRHAAYGFARTQPNSALVEFVLADSEQAAQLHASMHYSDLIFARQILLVLAHFPSLPIHDRIGALLPMLKSSDTRYCDAWIETPDTDAGKELSAFCRAFNAALIGVLKREKLIDRSSSKRLHVCFTRTDAAFLAESDIRYASSWPQGIPRLKFPREAPSRSTLKLDEAFQVLLSETERERLLRAGMSAVDLGAAPGGWTWQLVRRSIHVTAIDNGPMDQGLLDSGLLNHLREDGFRYQPKRPVDWLVCDMVEKPRRVAELIAQWLAAGWCRQAIFNLKLPMKQRYNEIQLCLALIRDHVATEGKSVELRAKQLYHDREEITVFAQIGGR; from the coding sequence GTGAGCGAAACATCACCCGCGCCCAAAACCGGATTGCTGGCCTACTGCCGTGCCGGTTTCGAAGGCGAGTGCGCGCAGGAACTCAGCGATCATGCCACGCGTCATGCCGCCTACGGATTCGCCCGCACTCAGCCCAATTCCGCGCTGGTCGAGTTCGTGCTCGCAGATAGCGAGCAAGCGGCGCAACTGCATGCATCAATGCATTACAGCGATCTGATTTTTGCGCGCCAGATTCTGCTGGTGCTGGCGCATTTTCCAAGCTTGCCAATCCACGATCGGATCGGCGCGTTGCTGCCGATGCTGAAAAGCAGCGACACGCGTTATTGCGATGCCTGGATCGAGACCCCCGATACCGATGCCGGCAAGGAATTGTCGGCCTTCTGCCGCGCTTTCAACGCCGCTTTGATCGGCGTGCTGAAGCGCGAAAAACTGATCGACCGTAGCTCAAGCAAACGCCTGCATGTGTGCTTCACGCGCACCGATGCGGCGTTTCTGGCCGAGAGCGATATCCGTTACGCATCGTCGTGGCCGCAAGGTATTCCGCGGCTGAAATTTCCGCGTGAGGCGCCGAGCCGATCCACACTCAAACTCGACGAAGCGTTTCAGGTTCTGCTCAGCGAAACCGAACGCGAACGCCTGTTGCGCGCGGGCATGAGCGCCGTCGATCTTGGCGCCGCACCGGGTGGCTGGACTTGGCAACTGGTGCGCCGCTCGATCCACGTCACCGCCATCGACAACGGCCCGATGGATCAGGGTTTGCTCGATTCCGGCTTGCTCAACCATTTGCGCGAAGACGGCTTCCGTTATCAACCGAAACGCCCGGTCGACTGGCTGGTTTGCGACATGGTCGAGAAACCGCGCCGCGTCGCCGAACTGATCGCGCAATGGCTCGCGGCGGGCTGGTGCCGGCAAGCGATTTTCAATCTCAAGCTACCGATGAAACAGCGCTACAACGAGATTCAACTTTGTCTCGCGCTGATTCGCGACCACGTCGCTACGGAAGGCAAATCCGTGGAGCTTCGTGCCAAACAGCTTTACCACGATCGCGAAGAAATCACCGTATTCGCGCAAATCGGCGGAAGGTAA
- a CDS encoding lamin tail domain-containing protein: protein MFGKYIRSLAVFALLATAMAGHAQVVISQVYGGGGNTGATFTNDFIEVFNRGSAAVDINGWSVQYASSAGTTWAATTLASTSTMLQPGQYYLVQEASGGAVGAALPAADATGGLNLSATNGKVALVNTSTALTGASPTGSAIQDLVGFGTATFFEGSGAAAAGSNTTALIRAAAGCTDTNSNSADFAVATPTPRNRLSTLHVCGGGGGPTNPSATGAASPTSVLAGNSTLLTVSVTPGGTPTSTGLAVTVNLTAIGGSANQTFYDDGSNGDTTPGDNVFSYNATVAGATSGGSKSLTATITDAQSRSATAPITLTVTTPPVTIMQIQGHGGLSPLAGSTATTTGTVTAVGTKGFFIQDPTGDNDVTTSDAVYVFINAAPTVVVGNSVTVTATVSDYQGSTELSATLPSIVNIVNNGAGVVPSAVVLDNNPPSTDPTTGICANPAITVADGLQANNFACLDGMLVTMNDAIVTGATFGTGSDGVHQGLPSGFYATLASQPRPYRAVGAAWPGLGGSIPVWNGEPEILEIYYNGLAFPSAGYIYNAGTRFSVTGVIQGYQGAYEMYPITMTTNTAIPAPTYPQPVKDSADGTLTIGTQNMLHFFNATADGADTSTYTDSCAGTGASDTCPTPAQYAIRLQKMSKQIREVLKSPIALGVEEIENYSTLTDLKNRIYTDSGNTLMYQQFTMPGNDLGGINLGILVRNDVVVHSVTQMYKGTTTSSCSSGASCLLNDRPPVLLDATFNGYHFNLLVIYDRSLINLGVNDYVGKKRTEQAVQIASIVQALQSGGTLVGAGNAQQDSAGVITSPGPFNITGDVNVPLIVVGDFNAYEFTDGYVDVTGMITGAAVQAQNKYWDLSGTYVAPSPTLIDTGIKADPTQRYSYNFSGYAQEIDHVLLSRRGWKDFVSVSNAHGNSDVSEAGITGTTPIVLDASTAAHSSDHDGQVLTIAIDRIFADGLEAPPQ from the coding sequence ATGTTTGGAAAATATATTCGTTCACTGGCGGTCTTCGCCCTGCTGGCAACAGCGATGGCAGGTCACGCCCAAGTAGTAATCAGTCAGGTGTATGGCGGCGGCGGCAATACTGGCGCGACCTTCACCAACGACTTTATCGAAGTGTTCAATCGCGGCAGTGCGGCGGTCGATATCAATGGCTGGTCGGTGCAGTACGCCTCCTCAGCCGGTACCACTTGGGCTGCGACCACCCTTGCAAGCACGAGTACGATGCTGCAACCGGGCCAATATTATCTGGTGCAGGAAGCCTCCGGCGGCGCCGTTGGCGCGGCTCTGCCTGCTGCGGACGCGACCGGCGGCCTCAACCTTTCGGCAACAAATGGCAAGGTGGCACTGGTCAATACGAGTACGGCACTGACTGGCGCGTCCCCGACTGGCAGCGCTATCCAGGATTTGGTCGGATTCGGCACAGCCACCTTTTTCGAAGGTAGCGGTGCCGCCGCTGCGGGCTCGAACACCACGGCACTAATCCGCGCTGCAGCTGGTTGCACCGACACCAACTCCAATAGCGCGGATTTCGCTGTCGCGACCCCCACACCGCGCAATCGCTTGAGCACTCTGCACGTCTGCGGCGGCGGTGGCGGCCCCACCAACCCCAGCGCCACTGGTGCGGCAAGCCCCACATCGGTTTTGGCAGGCAACAGCACGTTGCTTACTGTCAGCGTCACTCCGGGCGGCACGCCAACCAGTACCGGCCTTGCCGTTACGGTAAATCTCACGGCTATCGGCGGCTCAGCCAACCAGACTTTCTACGATGACGGCTCGAACGGCGATACAACGCCCGGCGACAATGTGTTCAGCTATAACGCGACCGTCGCCGGCGCCACGTCTGGCGGCAGCAAATCCCTGACCGCCACGATCACCGATGCACAATCACGCTCCGCGACCGCGCCGATCACGCTCACCGTGACCACCCCGCCGGTCACGATCATGCAGATACAAGGCCATGGTGGCTTATCGCCTCTGGCAGGTAGCACGGCGACCACAACGGGAACCGTGACAGCTGTTGGCACCAAGGGTTTCTTCATCCAAGATCCGACCGGCGACAATGATGTCACCACATCGGATGCGGTTTACGTCTTCATTAACGCAGCACCCACCGTCGTGGTCGGCAATTCAGTCACAGTCACCGCCACCGTGAGCGACTACCAGGGCTCGACCGAGTTGAGTGCTACTCTGCCGAGCATCGTCAACATCGTCAATAATGGTGCCGGCGTGGTGCCGAGCGCGGTGGTCCTCGACAACAATCCGCCATCGACCGATCCGACGACCGGCATCTGCGCAAATCCGGCCATCACGGTCGCTGACGGCTTGCAGGCAAATAATTTTGCGTGCCTGGATGGCATGCTGGTAACGATGAACGATGCGATCGTGACGGGCGCTACCTTCGGCACTGGTTCCGATGGCGTGCATCAAGGTTTGCCATCCGGTTTTTACGCAACACTGGCTAGCCAACCGCGGCCGTACCGTGCGGTCGGTGCGGCGTGGCCGGGACTTGGCGGCAGCATCCCGGTGTGGAATGGCGAGCCGGAAATTCTCGAAATCTACTACAACGGCCTTGCCTTTCCATCGGCCGGTTACATCTACAACGCCGGTACGCGCTTCAGTGTCACCGGCGTGATTCAGGGTTATCAGGGTGCTTACGAAATGTACCCGATCACGATGACCACCAACACGGCCATTCCGGCGCCAACCTATCCGCAGCCAGTCAAGGATTCTGCCGACGGCACGCTGACGATCGGCACGCAGAACATGCTGCACTTTTTCAATGCCACGGCGGATGGCGCCGATACCAGCACCTACACCGACTCGTGCGCCGGCACTGGCGCCAGTGATACCTGCCCGACTCCGGCGCAGTATGCGATTCGCCTGCAAAAAATGTCGAAGCAAATTCGTGAAGTACTGAAATCGCCGATCGCCCTCGGTGTGGAAGAGATCGAAAATTATTCGACCTTGACCGACCTCAAGAATCGGATCTACACCGACAGCGGCAACACGCTCATGTATCAACAATTCACGATGCCCGGCAACGATCTCGGCGGTATCAATCTCGGCATTCTGGTGCGCAACGATGTCGTCGTGCATTCCGTCACGCAGATGTACAAGGGCACAACCACGTCGAGCTGCAGCAGTGGTGCATCATGCTTGCTCAACGACCGCCCGCCGGTGCTGCTCGATGCGACCTTCAACGGTTATCACTTCAACTTGCTCGTTATCTACGACCGCTCGCTGATCAACCTCGGCGTGAACGACTACGTCGGCAAAAAACGTACCGAGCAAGCCGTTCAGATCGCCAGCATCGTGCAAGCGCTGCAAAGCGGTGGCACCTTGGTCGGCGCGGGCAACGCACAGCAGGACAGCGCTGGTGTGATTACCTCGCCCGGACCGTTCAACATCACCGGTGATGTCAACGTGCCGCTAATCGTAGTCGGCGATTTCAACGCCTACGAATTCACCGATGGTTACGTCGATGTCACGGGCATGATCACCGGCGCAGCAGTGCAAGCGCAGAACAAGTACTGGGATCTGAGCGGCACTTATGTCGCACCAAGCCCGACTTTGATCGATACCGGCATCAAGGCTGATCCGACCCAGCGCTACTCGTACAACTTCAGCGGTTATGCGCAGGAGATCGATCACGTGTTGCTGTCGCGCCGCGGCTGGAAGGATTTTGTGAGCGTATCGAACGCGCACGGCAATTCGGATGTCTCCGAAGCCGGTATCACTGGCACCACGCCGATCGTGCTCGATGCCAGCACCGCAGCGCACAGCTCGGATCATGATGGCCAGGTGCTGACGATCGCGATCGATCGCATCTTCGCCGACGGTCTCGAAGCGCCGCCGCAATAA
- a CDS encoding TVP38/TMEM64 family protein: MKRLRSLLPLLLLITLGIVLLCNGALDRFQPAHLAAEQQRLQAMIVEHPLVAGLMQIVVMMLAIATGIPGAIVIIFAGGMLFGVFIGTVLSALGTVLGALILFVASRNAFGSHSGKKAPAMVEALRTGYLAHPFSYTLFLRLVPVIPFGAVTVALAWLRCPLWLFLTATALGGAVMVGFETALGAGLAKTIAETGSVNMNLLAEPSVYLPMIALGVLALVPVLISRFRSKGA; the protein is encoded by the coding sequence ATGAAACGTCTGCGCTCACTTCTTCCGCTGTTGTTGCTGATCACGCTCGGCATCGTGCTGCTTTGCAACGGCGCGCTCGATCGATTCCAGCCCGCGCATCTCGCGGCAGAACAACAACGCTTGCAGGCGATGATCGTCGAGCATCCGCTGGTCGCCGGGCTGATGCAGATCGTGGTGATGATGCTGGCGATCGCCACCGGTATTCCGGGCGCGATCGTGATCATCTTTGCCGGCGGCATGTTGTTCGGCGTGTTCATCGGCACCGTACTTTCGGCGCTCGGCACCGTGCTCGGCGCACTGATTTTATTCGTCGCCAGCCGCAACGCGTTCGGCTCGCACAGCGGCAAAAAAGCGCCGGCAATGGTCGAGGCGTTGCGCACCGGTTATCTCGCGCATCCGTTCAGTTACACGTTGTTTTTGCGACTGGTTCCGGTCATTCCGTTCGGCGCGGTCACCGTTGCGTTGGCGTGGCTGCGCTGTCCGTTGTGGTTGTTCCTCACCGCCACCGCACTCGGCGGCGCAGTGATGGTCGGATTCGAAACCGCACTCGGCGCCGGCCTCGCAAAAACCATCGCCGAAACCGGCAGCGTCAATATGAACCTGCTCGCCGAACCGAGCGTGTATCTGCCGATGATCGCACTCGGTGTACTCGCGTTGGTCCCGGTGTTGATCAGCCGCTTTCGCAGCAAGGGTGCCTGA
- a CDS encoding dicarboxylate/amino acid:cation symporter — protein MCRNYAARGRMKNITRHLYFWVLLAIILGALFGYVFPERGVAMKPLGDGFIGLVKMLIAPVIFCTVVLGIAGMSDMKKVGRVGAKAMLYFEVVSTVALAIGLIVMNVLQPGKGFNADVNTLDAQSVADYAKKASAENTTDFIMHIIPKTFTDAFTANGDLLQVLLIAILFGFALAGLGERGKPVYVFIEYLSKVFFGMVNIVMKAAPIGAFGAMAFTIGKFGIQSLGKMAALMGSFYLTCALFVLLVLGSIAVLAGFNILRFLNYIKAELLTVLGTSSSESALVPLMEKLEKLGCSKSVVGLVVPAGYSFNLDGTNIYMTMAALFVAQALNIDLTLGQQLSLLAVAMLTSKGASGVTGAGFITLAATLAVVPSVPVAGMALILGVDRFMSECRALTNFIGNGVATIVVSKWENELDNETLQRELADPTFSDGTGLRNSNEAA, from the coding sequence ATGTGTCGCAATTACGCAGCAAGGGGCCGCATGAAAAACATTACGCGTCATCTGTATTTCTGGGTGTTGCTCGCGATCATTCTCGGCGCGCTGTTCGGTTATGTTTTTCCCGAACGCGGCGTGGCGATGAAGCCGCTTGGCGATGGTTTCATCGGCCTAGTCAAGATGCTGATCGCGCCGGTGATTTTCTGCACCGTCGTGCTCGGCATCGCCGGCATGAGCGACATGAAAAAGGTCGGAAGAGTCGGCGCCAAGGCGATGCTGTACTTCGAGGTCGTATCGACCGTGGCGCTGGCGATCGGCCTGATCGTGATGAACGTGCTGCAACCCGGCAAGGGGTTTAATGCCGACGTCAATACGCTCGATGCGCAATCGGTGGCCGACTACGCGAAGAAAGCCAGCGCGGAGAACACCACCGACTTCATCATGCACATCATCCCGAAAACCTTCACCGACGCGTTCACCGCCAACGGCGATCTGTTGCAGGTTTTGCTGATTGCGATCCTGTTTGGTTTCGCTCTCGCCGGCCTCGGCGAGCGCGGCAAACCGGTCTACGTATTTATCGAATATCTGTCGAAAGTATTTTTCGGCATGGTCAATATCGTGATGAAGGCCGCACCGATCGGCGCATTTGGCGCGATGGCATTCACGATCGGCAAATTCGGCATCCAGAGCCTCGGCAAAATGGCCGCGCTGATGGGCAGTTTTTATCTGACCTGTGCGCTGTTTGTGCTGCTCGTGCTCGGCAGCATTGCGGTATTGGCCGGTTTCAACATCCTGCGTTTTCTGAACTACATCAAGGCAGAATTGTTGACTGTGCTCGGCACCAGCTCATCGGAAAGCGCGCTCGTGCCGCTGATGGAAAAACTCGAAAAACTCGGCTGCTCGAAATCCGTAGTCGGCCTGGTCGTGCCCGCCGGATATTCGTTCAACCTCGACGGCACCAATATCTACATGACGATGGCCGCACTGTTCGTGGCGCAAGCGCTGAATATCGATCTCACGCTTGGCCAGCAACTGAGCCTGCTCGCCGTAGCGATGCTGACCAGCAAAGGCGCTTCCGGCGTGACCGGTGCCGGTTTCATAACACTCGCAGCAACGCTGGCGGTGGTGCCGAGCGTGCCGGTCGCGGGCATGGCCTTGATCCTGGGTGTAGACCGCTTCATGAGCGAATGCCGCGCGCTGACCAACTTCATCGGCAATGGCGTGGCGACCATCGTCGTATCGAAATGGGAGAACGAACTCGATAACGAAACCCTGCAGCGCGAGCTGGCCGACCCGACTTTCTCCGACGGCACGGGCTTGCGCAACAGCAATGAAGCCGCGTGA
- a CDS encoding glycosyltransferase family 2 protein — MSNSRFKLNKPSLWRALLLSLLVAGLNFALWAVVNRPVQVPDWTGKIKGMAVNWFQRYQSPIKHIYADEADIESDIKLLSQYTSHLRTYTSTEAPSVPRLAAKYGMTVLAGAWLDRRAENSELELQAMIDSARQNKNIDRVIVGNETLLRQDLSPNELIGYLDRARAALKQPVSTAEPVGIWLRNPKLVKHVDFITVHLLPYWNGVIRRDALGLSVLKDYNDLRARYPDKHILIGEIGWPSNGDRHEYAQPSIADEAQFLREWFYTADLYNLDYFIEEAFDQPWKEAGEGRVGAYWGMFNSDRQPKFPLTGTVVEDPQWPWKALIGSLLGLGPMFWFARHFMRFKPAGILFYLILLQLSASLLVWSAMVPYAFYLSPFDWTMLIVLFPAQIAIVMILLINGFEFTEVLWRPRWMRQFGLLNPLPGDPQPFVSIHLACCNEPPEMVILTLDSLAALEYDNFEVLVLDNNTKEESVWRPVEEHCAKLGAKFRFFHLSPWPGFKAGALNFGLTETDPRAEAVAVIDADYVVRPDWLRALTGYFANPKVALVQCPQAHRDWEHNAFRRMTNWEYDGFFRIGMHHRNERNAIIMHGTMTMVRRSALQDTGGWSEWTICEDAELGLRLMHAGYDTLYVDEIMGRGLTPADFTAYKSQRYRWAFGAMQVLKARWNWMTTKGPLDAGQRFHFLTGWFSWFADALHLVFTMLALVWTAGMIGLPQVFSLPLDLFLIPLLGFFAFKAAFGVILYRVRVPCSWRDTLSASIASMALSHAIARGIFLGLWKKHGEFVRTAKSRRLHGRPNPFTAVREELLMFVAIGLGIFGMWHAVGINYIEGKLWIAILAAQAIPYASAMIGAVVAGRSGEKSG, encoded by the coding sequence TTGAGCAACTCCCGATTCAAACTCAACAAGCCGTCCTTGTGGCGCGCGCTTCTGCTCAGCCTGCTTGTTGCCGGACTGAATTTTGCGCTGTGGGCGGTGGTCAACCGTCCGGTGCAGGTGCCGGACTGGACCGGCAAGATCAAGGGTATGGCGGTCAACTGGTTCCAGCGTTACCAGAGCCCGATCAAACACATTTACGCCGATGAGGCGGATATCGAAAGCGACATCAAGTTGCTCTCGCAATACACCAGCCACTTGCGCACCTATACCTCGACCGAAGCCCCATCGGTGCCGCGCCTCGCTGCAAAGTACGGCATGACCGTGCTCGCGGGCGCATGGCTGGATCGGCGCGCCGAGAACAGCGAGCTCGAACTGCAGGCGATGATCGATTCAGCGCGTCAGAACAAGAATATCGATCGCGTGATCGTCGGCAACGAAACTCTGCTGCGCCAGGATCTGAGCCCGAACGAGCTCATCGGCTACCTCGACCGCGCACGCGCCGCGCTCAAGCAACCCGTATCAACCGCCGAGCCAGTCGGCATCTGGCTACGCAATCCGAAACTCGTCAAACACGTCGACTTCATCACCGTGCATCTGCTGCCGTACTGGAACGGCGTGATTCGCCGCGACGCGCTCGGCCTGAGCGTGCTGAAGGACTACAACGATCTGCGCGCGCGGTATCCCGACAAACACATTTTGATCGGTGAAATCGGCTGGCCATCGAACGGCGATCGCCACGAATACGCGCAACCGTCAATTGCCGACGAGGCGCAATTTCTGCGCGAATGGTTCTACACCGCCGATCTGTACAACCTCGATTATTTCATCGAGGAGGCGTTCGACCAGCCGTGGAAAGAAGCTGGCGAAGGTCGGGTTGGCGCGTACTGGGGCATGTTCAATTCGGATCGACAGCCCAAGTTTCCGCTCACCGGCACGGTGGTCGAAGATCCGCAGTGGCCGTGGAAAGCGTTGATCGGTTCGCTGCTCGGGCTCGGCCCGATGTTCTGGTTCGCGCGGCATTTCATGCGCTTCAAGCCCGCCGGCATTCTGTTTTATCTGATCCTGCTGCAACTCTCGGCATCGCTGCTGGTGTGGTCAGCGATGGTGCCGTACGCGTTTTATCTGTCGCCGTTCGACTGGACGATGTTGATCGTGTTGTTCCCGGCGCAGATCGCGATCGTGATGATCTTGCTGATCAACGGTTTTGAATTCACCGAGGTATTGTGGCGCCCGCGCTGGATGCGCCAATTCGGTTTGCTCAATCCGCTGCCGGGCGATCCGCAACCATTTGTCTCGATCCATCTCGCCTGCTGCAACGAGCCGCCGGAGATGGTGATCCTGACGCTGGATTCGCTCGCCGCGCTCGAGTACGACAATTTCGAAGTGTTGGTGCTGGACAACAACACCAAGGAAGAATCGGTGTGGCGTCCGGTCGAGGAACATTGCGCCAAACTTGGCGCGAAATTCCGCTTTTTCCATCTCAGTCCGTGGCCGGGTTTCAAGGCCGGCGCGCTGAATTTCGGCCTCACCGAAACCGATCCGCGCGCCGAGGCGGTGGCGGTAATCGATGCCGATTACGTCGTGCGCCCGGACTGGTTACGCGCGCTCACGGGTTATTTCGCCAATCCGAAAGTCGCGCTCGTGCAATGCCCGCAAGCGCATCGTGACTGGGAACACAACGCGTTCCGACGCATGACCAATTGGGAGTACGACGGCTTCTTCCGCATCGGCATGCACCATCGCAACGAGCGCAACGCGATCATCATGCACGGCACGATGACGATGGTGCGGCGCTCGGCATTGCAGGATACCGGCGGCTGGTCGGAATGGACGATCTGCGAAGATGCCGAACTCGGCCTGCGCCTCATGCACGCCGGTTACGACACACTTTACGTCGACGAAATCATGGGCCGCGGCCTGACACCAGCAGATTTCACTGCGTACAAGTCGCAACGGTATCGCTGGGCGTTCGGCGCGATGCAAGTCCTTAAGGCGCGCTGGAACTGGATGACGACCAAAGGTCCGCTCGATGCCGGCCAGCGTTTCCATTTTCTGACGGGCTGGTTCTCGTGGTTCGCCGATGCGTTGCATCTCGTGTTCACGATGCTCGCGCTGGTGTGGACCGCCGGCATGATCGGCCTGCCGCAGGTGTTCAGTCTGCCGCTGGATCTGTTCCTGATTCCGCTGCTCGGATTTTTCGCGTTCAAGGCCGCGTTCGGCGTGATCCTGTATCGCGTGCGTGTGCCGTGTTCGTGGCGCGACACGCTCAGCGCGTCGATCGCGAGCATGGCGTTGAGTCATGCGATCGCGCGCGGCATCTTCCTCGGCCTCTGGAAAAAACACGGCGAATTCGTGCGCACCGCCAAGAGCCGCCGCCTGCACGGTAGGCCGAATCCCTTCACTGCAGTGCGCGAAGAATTGCTGATGTTCGTCGCCATCGGCCTCGGCATCTTCGGCATGTGGCACGCAGTCGGCATCAACTACATCGAAGGCAAGTTGTGGATCGCGATTCTCGCTGCGCAGGCGATTCCGTATGCGTCCGCCATGATCGGCGCGGTGGTGGCCGGTAGATCCGGAGAAAAATCCGGCTGA